A single genomic interval of Polyangium spumosum harbors:
- a CDS encoding HAD-IIB family hydrolase: protein MTYKLLALDLDGTLLRHDGTLHERDRWAIERLQSGGVAVTICTGRLYSGSREAAVAARIQGPIACVDGSHIVDARDDHEHYHASLAGDHAAQLRRVLERHRTASFVFAHDSIVHDAAGEPWSSYVRTWSPRVTVVERVTSHPYWEHERGLLAVVAIGSKENVHAAAEELEGELGGAAFVIRFAVTRAADTHAMVVRAAGPTKGTAIAWLAEYHGCKVNEVVAVGDWLNDVPMFEVAGRSFAMGSAPSMVKERATEQLDAWSAEDAGVSEAIERAWGTL, encoded by the coding sequence ATGACGTACAAGCTCCTGGCCCTCGACCTCGACGGCACCCTGCTCCGCCACGACGGCACCTTGCACGAGCGAGACCGCTGGGCGATCGAGCGGCTGCAGAGCGGCGGCGTCGCCGTGACGATCTGCACGGGCAGGCTCTACTCGGGCTCACGCGAGGCCGCCGTGGCGGCGCGGATCCAGGGGCCGATCGCCTGCGTCGACGGCAGCCACATCGTCGACGCGCGTGACGATCACGAGCACTACCACGCCTCGCTCGCAGGCGATCACGCCGCGCAGCTCCGGCGCGTGCTCGAGCGGCATCGGACCGCGAGCTTCGTGTTCGCGCACGACAGCATCGTGCACGACGCCGCAGGCGAGCCGTGGAGCAGCTACGTGCGCACGTGGTCGCCGCGCGTGACGGTCGTCGAGCGCGTGACGTCGCACCCGTACTGGGAGCACGAGCGGGGGCTGCTCGCGGTGGTGGCGATCGGGTCGAAGGAGAACGTGCACGCGGCCGCGGAGGAGCTCGAGGGCGAGCTCGGCGGCGCGGCGTTCGTGATCCGGTTCGCGGTGACGCGCGCGGCCGACACGCACGCGATGGTGGTGCGCGCCGCGGGGCCCACGAAGGGCACGGCGATCGCGTGGCTCGCGGAGTATCACGGCTGCAAGGTGAACGAGGTCGTCGCGGTGGGCGACTGGCTCAACGACGTGCCGATGTTCGAGGTCGCGGGGCGATCGTTCGCGATGGGCAGCGCGCCTTCGATGGTGAAGGAGCGCGCGACCGAGCAGCTCGACGCGTGGAGCGCCGAAGACGCGGGCGTCTCCGAGGCGATCGAGCGAGCCTGGGGGACGCTCTGA
- a CDS encoding response regulator — protein sequence MGNLRIVRTWRPRPPVVLVVDDDPDILRLLGMCLEAEGCEVRETMSPSAALERLDRVDVVVVDQRMPEMSGTDFIEAARSRGYGCRFLVISGKRGARAEAAQAGAEGFLAKPIGMRDLIGEVERLFYRGFAPPSHRACAAAAPTSGAPKSSS from the coding sequence ATGGGTAATCTCCGGATCGTGCGCACGTGGCGACCGCGTCCCCCCGTCGTGCTCGTGGTCGATGACGACCCCGACATCTTGAGGCTCCTGGGCATGTGCCTGGAAGCCGAGGGGTGCGAGGTGCGCGAGACGATGTCCCCGTCGGCAGCGCTCGAGCGGCTCGACCGCGTTGATGTCGTCGTCGTCGACCAGCGCATGCCCGAGATGAGCGGCACCGACTTCATCGAGGCCGCGCGCTCACGCGGCTACGGCTGTCGTTTCCTCGTGATCTCGGGCAAACGCGGCGCGCGCGCCGAGGCCGCGCAGGCCGGCGCCGAGGGCTTCCTCGCCAAGCCCATCGGCATGAGGGACCTCATCGGCGAGGTCGAGCGGCTCTTCTACCGCGGCTTCGCGCCCCCCTCGCATCGCGCGTGCGCGGCTGCGGCGCCTACGTCCGGCGCGCCGAAGAGCTCGTCCTAG
- a CDS encoding SDR family NAD(P)-dependent oxidoreductase: MNELRGKTALVTGASAGIGREIARILGREVGALVLVARRRERLDELARELVAARPGLRVLVRAVDLLDRKALGAMLDDLVQAGEVVDVLVNNAGFGDYGLLENRDWEKIERMLELNVVSTTMLLARLVPSMVARGSGAILNVGSIAGILPSPAMSAYAASKAYVNHLSEGLRAELAGTGVSVTVVCPGPVPTEFQDVAGSDVRPELPKAMYVDVVTCAEEAVAGLRRGQARVIPGVVPRAMAMTVDALPKMMVRPFLSRMGKKARGGSR; this comes from the coding sequence ATGAACGAGCTTCGCGGTAAAACGGCGCTCGTCACCGGCGCGTCGGCGGGGATCGGGCGCGAGATCGCTCGGATCCTCGGGCGCGAAGTGGGTGCGCTCGTGCTCGTGGCGCGGAGGCGCGAGCGGCTCGACGAGCTCGCGCGTGAGCTCGTGGCCGCAAGGCCCGGTCTGCGGGTGCTCGTGCGCGCGGTCGACCTGCTCGACAGGAAGGCGCTCGGCGCGATGCTCGACGACCTCGTGCAGGCAGGCGAGGTCGTCGACGTGCTCGTGAACAACGCGGGCTTCGGGGACTACGGTCTCCTGGAGAACCGCGACTGGGAGAAGATCGAGCGGATGCTCGAGCTCAACGTCGTGAGCACGACGATGCTGCTCGCGCGCCTCGTGCCGTCGATGGTCGCGCGGGGATCGGGGGCGATCCTGAACGTGGGGTCGATCGCGGGGATCTTGCCTTCACCCGCGATGAGCGCGTACGCGGCGAGCAAGGCGTACGTGAACCACCTGAGCGAGGGCCTGCGCGCGGAGCTCGCGGGCACGGGCGTGTCGGTGACGGTGGTTTGTCCGGGCCCGGTGCCGACGGAGTTCCAGGACGTCGCGGGCAGCGACGTGCGGCCCGAGTTGCCGAAGGCGATGTACGTGGACGTGGTGACGTGCGCGGAGGAGGCGGTCGCGGGGCTTCGGCGTGGTCAGGCGCGGGTGATCCCGGGCGTCGTGCCGCGGGCGATGGCGATGACCGTGGACGCGCTGCCGAAGATGATGGTGCGGCCGTTCCTGTCGCGGATGGGGAAGAAGGCGCGGGGCGGCAGCCGGTAG
- a CDS encoding tetratricopeptide repeat protein has protein sequence MAQNGQQGGVAAGLQITGGAAIMAPVSAFPNGVPGNALIVIPLSKVDDETKEMLDKGPSLVTPEQMWKLLGFNGPAVQVQDEQGRPIAIGLEDLLSGLEKHWQEQPDDLNRARIYAQELLKYNRLQRAEQVLSKVVAKGGTGDDWLALGIAQLQQEKLDKAEGTLKGAQNLLKDNPYPSLHLAKVFQLKKEADKEREFVDKAIGISIGCIDAWAYLFQHLKQNEGEDKAIAEIEKMATDKKSAAPYIALQGFFANDDSTRDRAVTYAKKGVEIAPDDPLALLCLSALYGQKGDLEAVIRLLQPHEAKMSRDVRIANNYFEALFQSRQIEKVTKLLNALAGSPNKEVKQFAIERSRLVAQFLQQQQQQLAAAQQPRK, from the coding sequence ATGGCGCAGAACGGACAGCAGGGTGGAGTGGCGGCGGGACTTCAGATCACGGGCGGCGCGGCCATCATGGCGCCCGTCAGCGCATTCCCCAACGGAGTGCCTGGCAACGCTCTCATCGTGATCCCGCTGTCGAAGGTCGACGACGAGACCAAGGAAATGCTCGACAAGGGCCCGTCGCTCGTGACGCCCGAGCAGATGTGGAAGCTGCTCGGCTTCAACGGCCCCGCGGTGCAGGTGCAGGACGAGCAGGGCCGCCCGATCGCGATCGGCCTCGAGGACCTGCTCTCCGGCCTGGAGAAGCACTGGCAGGAGCAGCCCGACGACCTCAACCGCGCGCGCATCTACGCGCAGGAGCTGCTCAAGTACAACCGCCTGCAGCGCGCCGAGCAGGTCCTCTCGAAGGTCGTGGCGAAGGGCGGCACGGGCGACGACTGGCTCGCGCTCGGCATCGCGCAGCTCCAGCAGGAGAAGCTCGACAAGGCCGAGGGCACGCTGAAGGGCGCGCAGAACCTCCTCAAGGACAACCCCTACCCCTCGCTCCACCTCGCCAAGGTCTTCCAGCTCAAGAAGGAGGCCGACAAGGAGCGCGAGTTCGTCGACAAGGCGATCGGCATCAGCATCGGCTGCATCGACGCGTGGGCCTACCTCTTCCAGCACCTCAAGCAGAACGAGGGCGAGGACAAGGCGATCGCCGAGATCGAGAAGATGGCGACCGACAAGAAGAGCGCCGCGCCGTACATCGCGCTGCAGGGCTTCTTCGCCAACGACGACAGCACGCGCGACCGCGCCGTCACGTACGCCAAGAAGGGCGTCGAGATCGCGCCCGACGATCCGCTCGCGCTCCTCTGCCTCTCGGCGCTCTACGGCCAGAAGGGCGACCTCGAGGCCGTCATCCGGCTCCTCCAGCCGCACGAGGCGAAGATGAGCCGCGACGTGCGCATCGCGAACAACTACTTCGAGGCCCTCTTCCAGTCGCGCCAGATCGAGAAGGTCACGAAGCTGCTCAACGCCCTCGCGGGTTCGCCCAACAAGGAAGTCAAGCAGTTCGCCATCGAGCGCTCGCGCCTCGTCGCGCAGTTCCTGCAGCAGCAGCAGCAGCAGCTCGCCGCGGCCCAGCAGCCGCGCAAGTAA
- a CDS encoding ATP-dependent RecD-like DNA helicase: MTLEGEVVRVTYENDQTGFRVVKVAIDGHEAPLPWVGRFQPVAPGTRVRATGKYERDGRHGDQLRVETLLEIAPSTLQGLEKYLGSGMVPGVGPVFAKRIVETLGEDALRVLDEAPERLAEVPGLGSRRAEAVAKAWASQRVIRDIMIFLQQHGASAALATRIYKRFGASAIDIVKRSPYRLALEVWGVGFKTADQIARAVGVSPDAPERAQAGVLQVLNDLAGKGHVYAEREALVSAAALMLEREEEGVDQAIDMLALSGRAHVETLPTGEVAVYESSLHEAESRLAERLLALLRAPGRPLSGRRGEPPEAAASAAIEAFEARTRVALAPAQRDAIEQAARNKILVITGGPGVGKTTIVRAILSLFDLTGQVVRLAAPTGRAAKRMSEATGREAMTLHRMLEFDPKARGFLRKKGRAIEADVLIVDEASMIDLPLCDALTQAIADEARLVLVGDVDQLPSVGPGAVLRDVIGSGVIPTVRLSQIFRQAEGSLIVQNAHRIHDGEKPEGATDKRGEFFVFQRNDPDEAAATIHDLVTERIPRGFGLHPVRDVQVLSPMNKGPVGTIALNETLQRSLNPDGPSVTRGGKLFRLGDKVMQLKNDYEREVYNGDVGIVRAIDAEAGTLTVTFDGRDVAYEESDLDDLVLAYATSIHKSQGSEYPAVVITLLSQHFVMLSRNLLYTAVTRGKKLVVLVTDGRALGLALSETRREERQTGLAHRLRRG, translated from the coding sequence GTGACCCTCGAAGGCGAGGTCGTGCGCGTCACCTACGAGAACGACCAGACCGGCTTCCGGGTCGTGAAGGTCGCGATCGACGGCCACGAGGCGCCCCTGCCCTGGGTCGGGCGCTTCCAGCCCGTCGCCCCCGGCACCCGCGTCCGCGCCACGGGCAAGTACGAGCGTGATGGTCGCCACGGCGACCAGCTCCGTGTGGAGACGCTGCTGGAGATCGCGCCCTCGACCTTGCAAGGCCTCGAAAAATATCTCGGCTCGGGCATGGTCCCCGGCGTCGGGCCCGTCTTCGCCAAGCGCATCGTCGAGACGCTCGGCGAGGACGCGCTGCGCGTGCTCGACGAAGCGCCCGAGCGCCTCGCCGAGGTGCCGGGCCTCGGCTCACGCCGCGCCGAGGCCGTCGCCAAGGCCTGGGCCTCGCAACGCGTCATCCGCGACATCATGATCTTCCTGCAGCAACACGGCGCCTCGGCCGCGCTCGCGACGCGCATCTACAAGCGCTTCGGCGCCTCCGCGATCGACATCGTCAAGCGCTCGCCCTACCGCCTCGCGCTCGAGGTCTGGGGCGTCGGGTTCAAGACGGCCGACCAGATCGCGCGCGCCGTCGGCGTCTCGCCGGACGCGCCCGAGCGCGCGCAGGCCGGCGTCCTGCAGGTGCTCAACGACCTCGCGGGCAAGGGGCACGTCTACGCCGAACGAGAGGCCCTCGTCAGCGCCGCCGCGCTCATGCTCGAGCGCGAAGAAGAAGGCGTGGATCAGGCCATCGACATGCTCGCGTTGTCTGGCCGCGCGCACGTCGAGACGCTGCCCACGGGCGAGGTCGCCGTCTACGAATCGTCGCTCCACGAGGCCGAATCGCGCCTCGCCGAGCGCCTGCTCGCGCTCCTCCGCGCGCCCGGCCGTCCGCTCTCGGGCCGCCGGGGCGAGCCGCCGGAGGCCGCGGCCAGCGCCGCGATCGAGGCCTTCGAGGCCCGCACGCGGGTCGCCCTCGCGCCCGCGCAACGCGACGCGATCGAGCAGGCCGCGCGGAACAAGATCCTCGTCATCACGGGCGGTCCCGGCGTCGGAAAGACCACGATCGTCCGGGCGATCCTCTCGCTCTTCGACCTCACGGGCCAGGTGGTGCGCCTCGCGGCGCCCACGGGACGCGCCGCCAAGCGCATGAGCGAGGCGACGGGGCGCGAGGCCATGACGCTGCACCGCATGCTCGAGTTCGACCCGAAGGCGCGTGGCTTCCTCCGCAAGAAGGGCCGCGCGATCGAGGCCGACGTGCTCATCGTCGACGAGGCCTCGATGATCGACCTGCCGCTCTGCGACGCGCTCACGCAGGCCATCGCGGACGAGGCGCGGCTCGTGCTCGTCGGCGACGTCGATCAGCTCCCGTCCGTGGGCCCTGGCGCGGTCCTGCGCGACGTCATCGGCTCGGGCGTGATCCCCACGGTGCGCCTCTCGCAGATCTTCCGGCAGGCCGAGGGCAGCCTCATCGTGCAGAACGCCCACCGCATCCACGACGGCGAGAAGCCCGAGGGCGCGACCGACAAGCGCGGCGAATTCTTTGTGTTCCAACGAAATGACCCCGACGAGGCCGCGGCCACGATCCACGACCTCGTCACCGAGCGCATCCCGCGCGGCTTCGGCCTGCATCCGGTGCGCGACGTGCAGGTCCTCTCCCCGATGAACAAGGGCCCCGTCGGCACGATCGCGCTGAACGAGACCCTCCAGCGGTCGCTCAACCCCGACGGTCCTTCGGTCACCCGCGGCGGCAAGCTCTTCCGCCTCGGCGACAAGGTCATGCAGCTCAAGAACGACTACGAGCGCGAGGTCTACAACGGCGACGTCGGGATCGTCCGCGCGATCGACGCCGAGGCCGGCACGCTCACGGTCACGTTCGACGGCCGGGACGTCGCCTACGAGGAGAGCGACCTCGACGACCTCGTGCTCGCCTACGCGACGAGCATCCACAAGAGCCAGGGCAGCGAGTATCCCGCCGTGGTGATCACGCTGCTCTCGCAGCACTTCGTGATGCTCTCGCGGAACCTGCTCTACACGGCCGTCACGCGCGGAAAGAAGCTCGTCGTGCTCGTCACGGACGGGCGAGCTCTCGGCCTCGCGCTCTCCGAGACGCGGCGCGAGGAGCGGCAGACCGGCCTCGCCCACAGGCTCCGTCGAGGTTGA
- a CDS encoding M1 family aminopeptidase, translating into MQRVYERPRPFTVTHIALDLRLDVPKKSVSGEALLDVSRVDARAKELALDAVGFDLAAVELRAGDEGGFVAAEHVYDGQTLRVSIPEAAARVTVRVRYSATPRRGLYFLAPDEHVRDRPAQVWSQCQDEDARHFFPCIDKPHNKQSTSLRVEVPEGWFALSNGARESDEDEEQGGVYRYRLDDPHPSYLFTLVAGEFERIDDESEGVRLHYFVPKGKTDEGKRTFKRTPEMVRRFGELTGVAYPWKSYSQIVVSDFIFGGMENTTATTMYEHILLDERAAIDVTADDLIAHELAHHWFGDLVTCRDWSHAWLNEGFATYMEHVDREGHLGRDEYEHGVRGDVASYIGEAQGRYRRPIVCQDYEAPIDIFDRHLYEKGACVLHMLRLELGDEAFWRGVNVYLTRHARGIVETRDLMRALEEASGRSLERFFEQWVFRAGHPELEVKIDHEGEALIVTVKQAQAKDGKEKDKDDTGTHVFALDLELDIVIDGEVRREVRRVESQAATFTIRVPKRPAFVVVDPELRIVGDVRVECPADLLRAQLAGASTARGRLLAASLMGKLDDPATTRALGAALAKEDEFWGVRAEAASALGQIRSDDALEHLLAHARTAHAKVRRAVAAALGKFRSAKAADALKGLTLRDESYLVEAEAARALGATRQSAAFDTLIEVLDRASWADIVRAGALDGLAALRDERAQAHVLTRTRYGIPTRGRRAAIMALPKLGTDRKVREALEELLDQSDPYLKVDVVRALVDVGDTKSRGPLARQLERELDGRVRRRIREALRDLGGAGKREAERLREELDSLRSEHAELKARLGKIEALLAPKETNGQANGIHRDGDKPEAEKEAVEKGKKRKKDERASR; encoded by the coding sequence GTGCAACGCGTCTACGAACGGCCTCGGCCATTCACGGTCACGCACATCGCGCTCGACCTTCGCCTCGACGTGCCGAAGAAGTCGGTCTCGGGCGAGGCGCTGCTCGACGTGTCGCGGGTCGACGCGCGGGCGAAGGAGCTCGCGCTCGACGCCGTGGGCTTCGACCTCGCGGCGGTCGAGCTCCGCGCGGGGGACGAGGGCGGGTTCGTCGCGGCGGAACACGTCTACGACGGGCAGACGCTGCGCGTGTCGATCCCGGAGGCGGCCGCTCGCGTGACGGTGCGCGTGCGGTACAGCGCGACCCCGCGGCGCGGGCTCTACTTCCTCGCGCCGGACGAGCACGTGCGGGACCGGCCCGCGCAGGTCTGGTCGCAGTGCCAGGACGAGGACGCGCGGCACTTCTTCCCGTGCATCGACAAGCCGCACAACAAGCAGTCGACCTCGCTGCGCGTCGAGGTGCCCGAGGGCTGGTTCGCCCTGTCGAACGGCGCGCGCGAGAGCGACGAGGACGAGGAGCAGGGCGGCGTCTACCGCTACCGGCTCGACGACCCGCACCCGAGCTACCTGTTCACGCTCGTCGCGGGCGAGTTCGAGCGGATCGACGACGAGTCGGAGGGCGTCCGCCTGCATTACTTTGTGCCCAAAGGAAAAACCGACGAGGGCAAACGCACGTTCAAGCGTACGCCGGAGATGGTGCGCCGCTTCGGCGAGCTCACGGGCGTCGCGTATCCGTGGAAGAGCTACTCGCAGATCGTGGTGAGCGACTTCATCTTCGGCGGGATGGAGAACACCACGGCGACGACGATGTACGAGCACATCCTGCTCGACGAGCGCGCCGCGATCGACGTGACGGCCGACGACCTCATCGCGCACGAGCTCGCGCACCACTGGTTCGGCGATCTCGTGACGTGCCGCGACTGGTCGCACGCGTGGCTGAACGAGGGGTTCGCCACGTACATGGAGCACGTCGATCGCGAGGGGCACCTCGGCCGCGACGAGTACGAGCACGGCGTGCGCGGCGACGTGGCGTCGTACATCGGCGAGGCGCAAGGGCGCTATCGGCGGCCGATCGTGTGCCAGGACTACGAGGCGCCGATCGACATCTTCGATCGCCACCTCTACGAGAAGGGCGCGTGCGTCTTGCACATGCTGCGGCTCGAGCTCGGCGACGAGGCGTTCTGGCGCGGCGTCAACGTGTACCTCACGCGGCACGCGCGCGGCATCGTGGAGACGCGTGACCTGATGCGCGCGCTCGAAGAGGCGAGCGGCAGGAGCCTGGAGCGCTTCTTCGAGCAGTGGGTCTTCCGAGCAGGGCACCCCGAGCTCGAGGTGAAGATCGATCACGAGGGCGAGGCCCTGATCGTGACGGTCAAGCAGGCGCAGGCGAAGGACGGCAAGGAGAAGGACAAGGACGACACCGGGACGCACGTCTTCGCCCTCGACCTCGAGCTCGACATCGTGATCGACGGCGAGGTGCGGCGCGAGGTGCGGCGCGTGGAGTCGCAGGCCGCGACGTTCACGATCCGCGTGCCCAAGCGGCCCGCGTTCGTGGTGGTGGATCCGGAGCTCCGGATCGTGGGCGACGTGCGGGTCGAGTGCCCGGCCGACCTGCTGCGCGCGCAGCTCGCGGGGGCGTCCACGGCGCGCGGCCGGCTGCTCGCGGCGAGCCTGATGGGCAAGCTCGACGATCCGGCGACGACACGCGCGCTCGGCGCGGCGCTCGCGAAGGAGGACGAGTTCTGGGGCGTGCGCGCGGAGGCCGCGTCGGCGCTCGGGCAGATCCGGAGCGACGACGCGCTCGAGCACCTGCTCGCCCACGCGCGGACGGCGCACGCGAAGGTGCGGCGCGCGGTCGCGGCGGCGCTCGGCAAGTTCCGCTCGGCGAAGGCGGCCGATGCGCTGAAGGGCCTGACCCTGCGGGACGAGAGTTACCTCGTCGAGGCAGAGGCCGCGCGCGCGCTCGGCGCGACCCGGCAGAGCGCGGCGTTCGACACGCTGATCGAGGTCCTCGATCGTGCCTCGTGGGCCGACATCGTGCGCGCCGGCGCGCTCGACGGGCTCGCGGCCCTGCGCGACGAGCGCGCGCAGGCGCACGTGCTCACGCGGACCCGCTACGGGATCCCCACGCGCGGCCGGCGCGCCGCGATCATGGCCCTGCCGAAGCTCGGCACGGACCGGAAGGTGCGCGAGGCGCTGGAGGAGCTGCTCGATCAGTCGGATCCGTACCTCAAGGTGGACGTGGTGCGCGCGCTCGTCGACGTCGGCGACACGAAGTCGCGCGGGCCGCTCGCGCGCCAGCTCGAGCGTGAGCTCGACGGCCGCGTGCGCCGCCGGATCCGCGAGGCGCTGCGGGACCTCGGCGGCGCGGGCAAACGCGAGGCCGAGCGGCTGCGCGAGGAGCTCGACTCGCTGCGCTCCGAGCACGCGGAGCTCAAGGCGCGCCTCGGCAAGATCGAAGCGCTGCTCGCGCCGAAAGAGACGAACGGCCAGGCGAACGGCATCCACCGCGACGGGGACAAACCCGAGGCGGAGAAGGAGGCCGTCGAGAAGGGCAAGAAGAGGAAGAAGGATGAACGAGCTTCGCGGTAA